Proteins from a single region of Macaca thibetana thibetana isolate TM-01 chromosome 4, ASM2454274v1, whole genome shotgun sequence:
- the USP49 gene encoding ubiquitin carboxyl-terminal hydrolase 49 isoform X1 has translation MDRCKHVGRLRLAQDHSILNPQKWCCLECATTESVWACLKCSHVACGRYIEDHALKHFEETGHPLAMEVRDLYVFCYLCKDYVLNDNPEGDLKLLRSSLLAVRGQKQDTLVRRGRTLRSTASGEDVVPPQRAPQGQPQMLTALWYRRQRLLARTLRLWFEKSSRGQAKLEQRRQEEALERKKEEARRRRREVKRRLLEELASAPPRKSARLLLHTPSDAGPAASRPTTLPTSRRAPAATLKLRRQPAVAPGVTGLRNLGNTCYMNSILQVLSHLQKFRECFLNLDPSKTEHLFPKATNGKTQLSGKPTNSSATELSLRSDRAEACEREGFCWNGGASISRSLELIQNKEPSSKHISLCRELHTLFRVMWSGKWALVSPFAMLHSVWSLIPAFRGYDQQDAQEFLCELLHKVQQELESEGTTRRILIPFSQRKLTKQVLKVVNTIFHGQLLSQVTCISCNYKSNTIEPFWDLSLEFPERYHCIEKGFVPLNQTECLLTEMLAKFTETEALEGRIYACDQCNSKRRKSNPKPLVLSEARKQLMIYRLPQVLRLHLKRFRWSGRNHREKIGVHVVFDQVLTMEPYCCRDMLSSLDKETFAYDLSAVVMHHGKGFGSGHYTAYCYNTEGGFWVHCNDSKLNVCSVEEVCKTQAYILFYTQRTVQGNARISETHLQAQVQSSNNDEGRPQTFS, from the exons ATGGATAGATGCAAACATGTAGGGCGGTTACGGCTCGCCCAGGACCACTCCATCCTGAACCCTCAGAAGTGGTGCTGCTTAGAGTGCGCCACCACCGAGTCGGTGTGGGCCTGCCTCAAGTGCTCCCACGTGGCCTGCGGCCGCTACATTGAGGACCACGCCCTGAAACACTTTGAAGAGACTGGACACCCGCTAGCCATGGAAGTCCGGGATCTCTACGTGTTCTGTTACCTGTGCAAGGACTACGTGCTCAATGATAACCCAGAGGGCGACCTGAAGCTGCTAAGAAGCTCCCTCCTGGCGGTCCGGGGCCAGAAGCAGGACACGCTGGTGAGACGCGGGCGGACGCTGCGGTCCACGGCTTCGGGTGAGGATGTGGTCCCGCCGCAGCGCGCTCCTCAGGGACAGCCGCAGATGCTCACCGCTCTGTGGTACCGGCGCCAGCGCCTGCTGGCCAGGACGCTGCGGCTGTGGTTCGAGAAGAGCTCCCGGGGCCAGGCGAAGCTGGAGCAGCGGCGGCAGGAGGAGGCGCTGGAGCGCAAGAAGGAGGAAGCGCGGAGGCGGCGGCGCGAGGTGAAACGGCGGCTGCTGGAGGAGCTGGCCAGCGCCCCTCCGCGTAAGAGTGCACGGCTGCTCCTGCACACGCCTAGCGACGCGGGCCCGGCCGCCTCGCGCCCCACCACCCTCCCTACCTCACGCAGAGCGCCCGCCGCCACGCTCAAGCTGCGTCGCCAGCCTGCCGTGGCCCCGGGCGTCACAGGCCTGCGCAACCTGGGCAACACCTGCTACATGAACTCCATCCTCCAGGTGCTCAGCCACCTCCAGAAGTTCCGAGAATGTTTCCTCAACCTTGACCCTTCCAAAACGGAACATCTGTTTCCCAAAGCCACCAACGGGAAGACTCAGCTTTCTGGCAAGCCAACCAACAGCTCAGCCACAGAGCTGTCCTTGAGGAGTGACAGGGCCGAGGCATGCGAGCGGGAGGGCTTCTGCTGGAACGGCGGGGCCTCCATTAGTCGGAGCCTGGAGCTCATCCAGAACAAGGAGCCAAGCTCGAAGCACATTTCCCTCTGCCGTGAACTGCACACCCTCTTCCGAGTCATGTGGTCCGGGAAGTGGGCCCTAGTGTCGCCCTTCGCCATGCTCCACTCAGTGTGGAGCCTAATCCCTGCCTTCCGCGGCTACGACCAACAGGACGCGCAGGAATTTCTCTGTGAGCTGCTGCACAAGGTGCAGCAGGAACTCGAGTCTGAGGGCACCACACGCCGGATCCTCATCCCTTTCTCCCAGAGGAAGCTCACCAAACAGGTGTTAAAGGTGGTGAATACCATATTTCATGGGCAGCTGCTCAGTCAG GTCACATGTATATCATGCAATTACAAATCTAATACCATTGAGCCCTTTTGGGACCTATCCCTGGAATTCCCTGAACGCTATCACTGCATAGAAAAGGGGTTTGTCCCTTTGAATCAGACAGAGTGCTTGCTCACTGAGATGCTGGCCAAGTTCACAGAGACAGAGGCCCTGGAAGGAAGAATCTACGCTTGTGACCAGTGTAACA GCAAACGACGAAAATCCAATCCCAAACCCCTTGTTCTGAGTGAAGCTAGAAAGCAGTTAATGATCTACAGACTACCTCAGGTTCTCCGGCTGCACCTTAAAAGATTCAG GTGGTCTGGCCGTAACCATCGAGAGAAGATTGGGGTCCATGTCGTCTTTGACCAGGTATTAACCATGGAACCTTACTGCTGCAGGGACATGCTCTCCTCTCTTGACAAAGAGACCTTTGCCTATGATCTCTCCGCAGTGGTCATGCATCACGGGAAAGGGTTTGGCTCAGGACACTACACAGCCTATTGCTACAACACAGAGGGAG GTTTTTGGGTCCACTGCAATGACTCAAAGCTGAATGTATGCAGTGTCGAGGAAGTGTGCAAAACCCAGGCCTACATCCTTTTTTACACTCAAAGAACAGTGCAGGGCAATGCAAGAATCTCAGAAACCCATCTCCAAGCTCAGGTGCAGTCCAGCAACAATGATGAAGGCAGACCACAGACATTTTCCTGA
- the USP49 gene encoding ubiquitin carboxyl-terminal hydrolase 49 isoform X2 produces the protein MDRCKHVGRLRLAQDHSILNPQKWCCLECATTESVWACLKCSHVACGRYIEDHALKHFEETGHPLAMEVRDLYVFCYLCKDYVLNDNPEGDLKLLRSSLLAVRGQKQDTLVRRGRTLRSTASGEDVVPPQRAPQGQPQMLTALWYRRQRLLARTLRLWFEKSSRGQAKLEQRRQEEALERKKEEARRRRREVKRRLLEELASAPPRKSARLLLHTPSDAGPAASRPTTLPTSRRAPAATLKLRRQPAVAPGVTGLRNLGNTCYMNSILQVLSHLQKFRECFLNLDPSKTEHLFPKATNGKTQLSGKPTNSSATELSLRSDRAEACEREGFCWNGGASISRSLELIQNKEPSSKHISLCRELHTLFRVMWSGKWALVSPFAMLHSVWSLIPAFRGYDQQDAQEFLCELLHKVQQELESEGTTRRILIPFSQRKLTKQVLKVVNTIFHGQLLSQVTCISCNYKSNTIEPFWDLSLEFPERYHCIEKGFVPLNQTECLLTEMLAKFTETEALEGRIYACDQCNSKRRKSNPKPLVLSEARKQLMIYRLPQVLRLHLKRFRWSGRNHREKIGVHVVFDQVFGSTAMTQS, from the exons ATGGATAGATGCAAACATGTAGGGCGGTTACGGCTCGCCCAGGACCACTCCATCCTGAACCCTCAGAAGTGGTGCTGCTTAGAGTGCGCCACCACCGAGTCGGTGTGGGCCTGCCTCAAGTGCTCCCACGTGGCCTGCGGCCGCTACATTGAGGACCACGCCCTGAAACACTTTGAAGAGACTGGACACCCGCTAGCCATGGAAGTCCGGGATCTCTACGTGTTCTGTTACCTGTGCAAGGACTACGTGCTCAATGATAACCCAGAGGGCGACCTGAAGCTGCTAAGAAGCTCCCTCCTGGCGGTCCGGGGCCAGAAGCAGGACACGCTGGTGAGACGCGGGCGGACGCTGCGGTCCACGGCTTCGGGTGAGGATGTGGTCCCGCCGCAGCGCGCTCCTCAGGGACAGCCGCAGATGCTCACCGCTCTGTGGTACCGGCGCCAGCGCCTGCTGGCCAGGACGCTGCGGCTGTGGTTCGAGAAGAGCTCCCGGGGCCAGGCGAAGCTGGAGCAGCGGCGGCAGGAGGAGGCGCTGGAGCGCAAGAAGGAGGAAGCGCGGAGGCGGCGGCGCGAGGTGAAACGGCGGCTGCTGGAGGAGCTGGCCAGCGCCCCTCCGCGTAAGAGTGCACGGCTGCTCCTGCACACGCCTAGCGACGCGGGCCCGGCCGCCTCGCGCCCCACCACCCTCCCTACCTCACGCAGAGCGCCCGCCGCCACGCTCAAGCTGCGTCGCCAGCCTGCCGTGGCCCCGGGCGTCACAGGCCTGCGCAACCTGGGCAACACCTGCTACATGAACTCCATCCTCCAGGTGCTCAGCCACCTCCAGAAGTTCCGAGAATGTTTCCTCAACCTTGACCCTTCCAAAACGGAACATCTGTTTCCCAAAGCCACCAACGGGAAGACTCAGCTTTCTGGCAAGCCAACCAACAGCTCAGCCACAGAGCTGTCCTTGAGGAGTGACAGGGCCGAGGCATGCGAGCGGGAGGGCTTCTGCTGGAACGGCGGGGCCTCCATTAGTCGGAGCCTGGAGCTCATCCAGAACAAGGAGCCAAGCTCGAAGCACATTTCCCTCTGCCGTGAACTGCACACCCTCTTCCGAGTCATGTGGTCCGGGAAGTGGGCCCTAGTGTCGCCCTTCGCCATGCTCCACTCAGTGTGGAGCCTAATCCCTGCCTTCCGCGGCTACGACCAACAGGACGCGCAGGAATTTCTCTGTGAGCTGCTGCACAAGGTGCAGCAGGAACTCGAGTCTGAGGGCACCACACGCCGGATCCTCATCCCTTTCTCCCAGAGGAAGCTCACCAAACAGGTGTTAAAGGTGGTGAATACCATATTTCATGGGCAGCTGCTCAGTCAG GTCACATGTATATCATGCAATTACAAATCTAATACCATTGAGCCCTTTTGGGACCTATCCCTGGAATTCCCTGAACGCTATCACTGCATAGAAAAGGGGTTTGTCCCTTTGAATCAGACAGAGTGCTTGCTCACTGAGATGCTGGCCAAGTTCACAGAGACAGAGGCCCTGGAAGGAAGAATCTACGCTTGTGACCAGTGTAACA GCAAACGACGAAAATCCAATCCCAAACCCCTTGTTCTGAGTGAAGCTAGAAAGCAGTTAATGATCTACAGACTACCTCAGGTTCTCCGGCTGCACCTTAAAAGATTCAG GTGGTCTGGCCGTAACCATCGAGAGAAGATTGGGGTCCATGTCGTCTTTGACCAG GTTTTTGGGTCCACTGCAATGACTCAAAGCTGA